The Dasypus novemcinctus isolate mDasNov1 chromosome 2, mDasNov1.1.hap2, whole genome shotgun sequence genome contains the following window.
AGTTAGAAGTCTTCCTtggaggaaaacaaacaaaatacgaATTCTTGAAAAAGCCCCAGCTAGGTCCAGTAGGAAACTCACGCATCTCAGCTTCTCTTTGCACTCTGCAGAGGTATATCCGTTCAAACCGAGCCACTGAGGCCAGCGGAGGGCTCACCACTTTTATCAAGGGTTAGATCTGGCGAAAGATACAAAGAAAGGAGTTTCCTAACACACCGGGCTTTCTCGCGGCAACAGGACACGAAGTTAAGCCTTCTACGGCTTGGGTTTAAGAGCCTTTTTAGATAAAACTGGCAGCCACAGTAGATAAGGAATAGCTATTTAGAAGCTTTGGGGGAGGTGTGAGGGCACTTCGTGGCCTTCCTGTGACTTTGTCTTTGGCAAACCGTAAGAGATGATGGGACCGtgtaaaaaattattgaaaaagttTACCAGCGAGTTGTAACCAACAATCCTATCTCTCCAGGCAGTTTCCCGGGAAAAAGGTTTCATATACCCACCCCCGATGAAGTGAAATAAACATTCCACTTTTCTTCTGTATTCAACCCCCTTCTCTACTCATCTCCTTagaataaagcattttaaaaaatttttagagagACATGGCGACATGTCCTTATAATTATCAAAACACCACGAGCTAATCACACACGTTTGCTTAAAAACAAAGGGCAAGAGAGGAATTGTACAGGATATACTCGCTTTACAAACTTTAGACTACTGGAAGATCGTTTCGTTCTTTGCCTTCAGATTAGTGCGCTTCCTAATTCTGGAGTGAAACAAAAGCAGACTTGGAGGGTTGTAAGGAGTAAGAGGTAGTTCGCGATGTCAACTTGATTTCACCTGTGCATTTCCAACCCGATTCTCCACTAAGTCAAGAAgtgtccccttcctcccaccccacatGTTTTGGAGATCTAAGGTCGGGGGTGACGCTGAACCGCAGTAGGAGTTAGCAAACAGTTCCTCTGGGTTAATCATCCCCATTCCCGGTTCTTCTCCTAGCAGCTCCCAGCGCGCAGCCAGTTCGGGAACTCACCCTCCCAGGCAGCCAAGCCGGGACAGGCCCCAGGCTGTGCGCCAAAGCGCGGGAGCAAAGCGAGCCAAGTAGCCCGTTCCCAAGtctccccttttcttttcctagagCCCGGGAACAGACCTCGTCAACAGGAAGACCTACCCACCAGCCACTGGCCACCGGAGGCAGAAAAGTGAGCCCCGCGCCTAACGCAGCCAGCCGGACCGCAGGGACCCCAGGAGCGCAGGGCGAAGGAGCAGCGCGAGAGGAGGCGAGGGCGCAGGCAGCGCGGCCGGGAAGAAgcgagggaggggcaggaggaggaggaggagaaggaggccaAAAGCCAGAGCAGCCGGGCAGCCCGAGCAGCCGGGCAGCCCGAGCATCGGGGGAGAGCGGCCTGAGCCCCGAGCAAGTTGCCTCGGGAGCCCAAATCCTCTCCCGCCGGCTCGCTGAGCGGTCAGTGGAGCGCGGCGGCGGCGAAGCTGAAATATGATAATCAGAACAGCTGCGCCGCGCGCCCCGCAGCCAATGGGCGCGGCGCTCGCCTGACGTCCCCGCGCGCTGCGTCAGACCAATGGCGATGGAGCTGAGTTGGAGCTGAGAAGTTTGAGTAAGAGATAAGGAAGAGAGGTGCCGGAGCCGCGCCGAGTCCGCCGCCGCCGCAGCGCCTCCGCTCCGCCAACTCCGTCGGCTTAAATTGGACTCCCCGATCCGCGAGGGCGCGGCGCAGCCAGGCAGAGGCTCGCTCAGCCGTGGCAATCCCGGGGGCCACTATTTCCCACTTAGCCACAGCTCCAGCCTTCTCTCTGTGGGCAGTTCACCAACTGTACAACCACCATTTCACTGTGGACATTACTCCCTCTTACAGATATGGGAGACATGGGAGATCCACCAAAAAGTAAGAGGCTGTTTTACCTTGTGGGGCTCGGTGTGCTGTTCTTGTGCGGGGGTCTCTCTAAGGCTCGGGTACCATAGGGCTCTTCGGAGTTGGAGTCGTTgcctggagagagagaaaaggtggcttttTCTTGTTGCCGCCACGCCTGCATGCTTGCTGTCGATTCTGATCTTCGGGAAACTGATCGTACCTTGTGTTTGCATTTGCCTGTGTACCCTGCAAAACCCTAGTCTTCTGGTGCTAAGCAGTGGTTTCCTGCTTGGGAATCCTGAGCTCTCCGAGAAGGTTATTATGTTGCAAAGGTCTGCCTGCACATACAATACCCGGAGATGTGAATTAGCATTAGACTTGCAAAAGAGAACGAGTGACAACTGTATTGATGCCTGCTCTTGCTAACGATACCCAGTCCTATGTGCTATTTAAGAGCGTGCTTCATGGAAAATATAGACATCCCTGCGTTCACTTAACGCTTCTAGTCAAAACCTTTTCTTTGACTTGACTTATCCATAATCTTTCCCAGTGATTATGGCAATGAGGGaggtggggaaaaagaaatacaaaatgaacGGGTTTGATTGCGTGCTAGGCTTACAAATGTAGACTATTCAAATctgcattttacatatattacacctccttttaaaaaatgagtcaaGGTTTTGATGGCACACTTCAATTACCATCCCAAAGTGTAATActcttaagaagaagaaaaaaaagaaagaaagaaaggagggggggAAAAAACCTCCCAGAGAACACCCTATAAGAGAACGACACTAAAAGTGTGTTTATCTCTGTAGGAAGTAAACGGTTAGTCaatcatgtatttattttcatttcagaaaaACGTCTGATTTCCTTATGTGTTGGTTGCGGCAATCAAATTCACGATCAGTATATTCTAAGGGTTTCTCCGGATTTGGAATGGCATGCGGCATGTTTGAAATGTGCGGAGTGTAATCAGTATTTGGACGAGAGCTGTACGTGCTTTGTTAGGGATGGGAAAACCTACTGTAAAAGAGATTATATCAGGTACGCCATTTATACTGTTTCTTTAATGTTGTGAgatttccctttctctcctcacACTTTATTTATGATTTGGTGCGGCTGGTGTATTGTTTTGTTGGCGAAGTTTACCTTAGTGGTGTCCAATGTGCAAAAGTTACCCTGTAAGTGTGTTACCTAAATTAAACTGTgctgttcattttcctttttagaaaaaaaaccACTGCACTGTGGTTTTCATAAATTGTATGGTATTGAGGCTATTTTATTCTTAGAATTTGtgttattcaaattattttcctctttccccctccttccaaaataaacaaaaatatttaaagatggaTAAGTTCAGttttctaaactttaaaaatggtcattttttattgtatcgttcagttggtttttttctttttatttcttttgtttcttagttttctattttattagtaacataCAAATTCTTTAGAGGTGTCCATACAATAGGTGAAATAAAAGTTTGATCTAAACACATTTAGAGGTGCACTTTGAAATAGCAAGTATACATATTGCCCATTTTACTTTTAGGGTAAGAGTTCCTTCCTGGAAAATTTCAAAACTAACCCAAATATTCCCTGCAAAAAGACCGgaaatttaatcttttaaaatattaaccctTTGGTGACATCTGactgtcttttctttcttatcttaTCTGAGCTGATGAATTAGACAGAGCAGATCAAATTGCCCATCATCTGTCTAGGAACAATTGGTATATTTAGATAATTGAACAGCTTCCTTTCTCACATTAAAATCTGGTAACTGATAAAATGAGTGAATTGCCCTTACTGACAAAACTAATACCACAAAGGAACTTTCTGAgttatgtatgtgtgcatgcatgtgtgttttAATTTACTCTGCATCTGTACTTTAGGCTTTGCTAATCTCAAGTTTTCTCTGACCTGTGTTTGTATGTCAGAAACTCCTTTCCCTAATGTAAGATATCAATTTGATTTCTAAAGAAATTTCATTAGTTTTAATAACAAGCAGAAGAGACATCTTTTTCACTCTTTATTTATGTTAAATATAGGAAgatattatttctgtttttaaattctcCAATGGCTATTAATAAGTAATGGCTTCTGTAAACCATAGAATTTATGGAGCTCAGAATCTGTATTAAAGTTTAGTCAAGATTTAAGTATGCAGTTACCATTTTATGCTGCTCAGTTACTCTCtagccttttttcttcttttaaaatcctCAAGTGAACAGTATTATCTTGGGAGATGAAATTGGACGGGTGCAAAAAAAAGTTTAACACTTCgaaggggggaggagtgggaggatgTAGGAGAATTGGGGTacgaggagaagggggaggggttTTCTAAATTGTTTGGTCATGGGCAAAGTTAAGTCCTCATCCTATGAAATGGAAGATCTCACATTAAGTAGGCGGAGGGAGAAAATTTTGAATCTACTTTCTAACCTCTGACAAATGAGCCCTTTTCATTGTTTACTTGATTGGTGTGTGAACTCAGGATTCTGGAGAGGGAGCATTCACCTCGCACCTCTGGGAGTATCTTTACTTCTCTGGAGATAGTGTTTTGCTCAATTGCACACAGACCTGCAAGTGCTTAATTGTGCACACACGCATTTATAGGACATCTTTGCTTTTACCTTCTCCTCTTTACTCTTTCTCAGTGTTTTGTTCGTTAGTTGATTGGGATATATGCCTTTGGAATCCTTACTTGTAAAAGCGCAACTGAGAGCCCTTTTTCAGATTTCTGAATGCCTTTCTCCCATTGTGGGGCAGGGGGGTAGGGGGGTCAAGGTATCCCCTTTCAATTCTCTCTGTTTGTAGGGATGCCCCCCTTCTCTGTTATTACTGATAGCCAGAGACAGGGCCGGGCCAGTGCAGCCTTAGATGGAACGTACAAAGATTGTTCCTTGGCGAGGAAAGGTCAGCAATGAGAAAATCCTTGGAagtgtgtcttttctttttcaggttgGTCATGGCtctcaaataaatggaaatagcGGTAGATGtttcaacaattttaaaaagattgaggAAGCCTaaggagattttaaaataaaaacttaaaggACGAATGGAGAGGAAACTTTATGTTAGCACTGTTGCCTGAGGAAAAAATCTTTAGTTGGGAAAAAAACAGAACGTGCTTGTGCAAAATGGGATCTGGAAACCctcagaggtttcattttctGTTATTCTGCTTGTGCATTTGTGTATGTTTGCAAACCAAGTGGGATGACAAACCCATTctccaatctctctctctttctcgctCTGGAAGGACTTTTTGTTGCAGTTTCTTGCAACAGAAATTGGGGGATAGGGAGGCGAAAGTTTGGGGTAAGTAGCAGCCATAGAATCCCCAGATTCCTTCCTGTTAAGAGCTGCAAGTGCTGCCCTGATACTCGTCACTGAAGCGGGAGCCCGGGTTTCCAATCTACTAATAAAATTTCCTTGTTATGGGCTGGATTTTCTAAACTAAGAGTTACCGCCTGAAACACGGAAGCTTATCGGAAAGAAGAGAGAgtaaaagaaggggagagaaagaaggggaagcgaaaagaaagaaatgcagagCGAGACCTACTCATTTCGATCACCCCCATACCTAGCTTCTGTTTGCTGATGCGGATTTCCGTGTCTCGGGCCGCTGCGATCAGAGTTGCGTGCGATCTTAGACGAGGGCAGTGCTCGCTTTTGAAATGACCCCTTTTCCCTGTGCTTCTCTTCCCGCCCCGGGCCCGGCCTCCGCGCAGGTTGTACGGGATCAAATGCGCCAAATGCAGCATCGGCTTCAGCAAGAACGACTTCGTGATGCGAGCCCGTTCCAAGGTGTACCACATTGAGTGTTTCCGCTGCGTGGCCTGCAGCCGCCAGCTCATCCCCGGGGACGAGTTCGCGCTGCGGGAAGACGGGCTTTTCTGCCGCGCGGACCACGATGTTGTGGAAAGGGCCAGCCTGGGCGCCAGCGACCCCCTCAGCCCCCTGCACCCGGCGCGGCCGCTGCAAATGGCAGGTACTCCTCGGTCCCCCGGGGGAGGCACGGCACCCGGAGGTGGGTGCCAGGCTAGGCCAGAGCCGCCCCTGCGTGCGCACCAGCGGCCGGCCGAAACTGCCTTCGTAGCCCTGGGGTGGTTGCTGGGGCGGCCAGCAGTTATATGAAGTATTTTGTGCGCTGTTTGCACTGTAATTCGCCCTTCTGCAGCGGGATTCAGtgcactcaatgtcttctttaacGTCCCCTCCCAGCACAGCTACACGTCTGTGTGTCTCAGTATAGGTTCACATGAATTTAAACAACTtgtgcacacatgtgtgcacacgCCCAAACAGTACTTCCAGTTCACCTTGGTCTCCAAACCATGGCTTACTGAAAACGGGCTTCACCTCCCCACCAGGTATCCTCCAAGCCGCTGCCTAATTAAAGGGGTGGAGCCCTGGGCCCCTGGAGCTTCCTTCTTTAACCCAATGCAGGAAGCTTAGGCTGCCCTAAGTCATTTCGCTTTCCGAATCCTTTTTCCTAGTGAACTGCTTCacattccaaaacatttttaaaatttatttttatccttttatgaGAGAACTAGGCCTGAAAAGATAGCCTCAATAACTGTAGGCCACTGCATTGAGCTGTAATTTAAAACTGTCAACAAGCTAATCTGCAGTAATTGCTTTTTAAAGGGAACCTGCCTCTTTAAACCATTCATTGTAGGTGATTTGGTGAGAGTTTCCTCTTCAGACCTATCGATGTAACTCTAAGTTGACCCCACTAGTGTTGGCCTGACCCTGAGGGTCCTGGAAGGTATAGGATTTGTACCATATATATGGGAGGGTCCTTTAGAAACAAAGCAAGGTTGGCCAGGACTGAGACCCTGGGTGAAAAGGCAAGACAGTGTTTCCAAACCTGCCTTCCACTTATGCACAGATCTGCCCTGTGTTTAGAGCAGTTTTAAAGTATCAATTCTCGGGTAACACCAGAGGTGGGGAAACCACTGTTCTCTCCCCTCTGCTTTCCGGTATCTCTAAGCACTTTGTCCCGAGGGATTTGTGACCAGTTTGCACAGGGGCAGAGCCAGGGGTGTCTCCTCGCATAGAGTACAGCCAGGGCTCTGCTAGTGAGAAacacagagaagggagaaatacaGGGATTAGGAGGTGGGGGGTGCACGGAATAGTTCCAGCAGTCCATTATCTGGAGCCTAAATATCTCAACAGAGTTTCAGTTTTCCTTTGCTTTGGGTCAGTCCATCTCAGGATTATCTGTGTAGATTTATTACTAAGAAAGTCAGAGACTGGAAATATGGCTGAAATACGGAATTTCTTTAGCCCCCTCATGTGAGCGTCCTCTCTGTTTGAAGTTCAAGGCTTTCTGGTAGAAATCTCAGGGCCTTCCAGCTGCAGAGGTCCTGGTTGCTGTAGTGCCTCTGTCTGACGCTGGGGTGTTCTGCGTTTCCTGCCGTATCCTGTGGCCTTCCCCCTAAAAGGAAACATTGGATctggaggggggtggagggtgacaCTCAGTGTTACCTGTACCTGGTCTGGCACTAGGAATGGCTGTAGGGGGAAAGAGACAATGCTGAAAAATGCGCTGCTGCAGCCTCTGCTGCTGCTGCAAGCAAGGGGACAGGCTAGAGGCGCACCCCTTTGCTAACTCTGTGCTGACAGGAGCAAGGGTGGGGGCCGATTTTGGGGCCCTAATACTCAGCATTGACCTCTGCAGATGAGAGATCGAGATTTtattctccccttcttccccctcccaccacctCTGCTGCGCCCTGCTTTGTCTGTCGAGGCTGCATAGCACTAGCAGCTGGGAGCAGCGCGGGCAAGCAGGCTCATTGGCCTGCTCCGCTCACATCGCCCCTTGCCCCGCAGCGGAGCCCATCTCTGCCCGGCAGCCGGCCCTGCGACCCCACGTCCACAAGCAGCCGGAGAAGACCACCCGCGTGCGGACTGTGCTGAACGAGAAGCAGCTGCACACCTTGCGGACCTGCTACGCAGCCAACCCCCGGCCCGACGCGCTCATGAAGGAGCAACTCGTGGAGATGACGGGCCTCAGCCCCCGCGTAATCCGGGTCTGGTTTCAAAACAAGCGGTGCAAGGACAAGAAGCGGAGCATCA
Protein-coding sequences here:
- the ISL1 gene encoding insulin gene enhancer protein ISL-1, translating into MGDMGDPPKKKRLISLCVGCGNQIHDQYILRVSPDLEWHAACLKCAECNQYLDESCTCFVRDGKTYCKRDYIRLYGIKCAKCSIGFSKNDFVMRARSKVYHIECFRCVACSRQLIPGDEFALREDGLFCRADHDVVERASLGASDPLSPLHPARPLQMAAEPISARQPALRPHVHKQPEKTTRVRTVLNEKQLHTLRTCYAANPRPDALMKEQLVEMTGLSPRVIRVWFQNKRCKDKKRSIMMKQLQQQQPNDKTNIQGMTGTPMVAASPERHDGGLQANPVEVQSYQPPWKVLSDFALQSDIDQPAFQQLVNFSEGGPGSNSTGSEVASMSSQLPDTPNSMVASPIEA